The genomic region TGTTGTTCTAAGTCAACGTTTTGGATTATCAGGATAGTTTATACGATTTTTTTATGAATGCAAATACTCTTTCATTCAGTTCTTCTAATTTGGCAACACGAATATGGTTTTCGAATTTGCTGTTCCAAAGTATGCTTTTGATAATTGGAAAATTGGTGTGTTCCTTTTCACTGTAAAATTTTAAATCTAACTGCGTTTTCATAGGTTTTACTATTAAAAAAGTTTTGTTATGTACAAACACAATACAGTTTTTAGTAGCACTTACGGTTACATTTTCCCAATCAATTATTTCAGATAATAATTTATCGAAAACAAACTCCAACTCTTCATCTTTACCTTTAAAAAGGTCGCCGATATTCACTTTAGCACAATAGTGCCA from Thermococcus sp. M36 harbors:
- a CDS encoding DUF5655 domain-containing protein; translation: WHYCAKVNIGDLFKGKDEELEFVFDKLLSEIIDWENVTVSATKNCIVFVHNKTFLIVKPMKTQLDLKFYSEKEHTNFPIIKSILWNSKFENHIRVAKLEELNERVFAFIKKSYKLS